One window of the Montipora foliosa isolate CH-2021 chromosome 4, ASM3666993v2, whole genome shotgun sequence genome contains the following:
- the LOC137999512 gene encoding N-acetylglucosamine-6-phosphate deacetylase-like — protein MCCPSENAAFVLRSRFVLELSWFSYSMKRRHDYQPSLYQFRKCRLLRDGKIFRDDLWVRDGKIIDPRKIFWEEQIKADVQIDCNNLIICPGFIDVQINGGFGVDFSSDIDTLEEGLVTVAKGLLQHGVTSFCPTIVTSSQESYNKILKKIKRTPGGINGAEILGAHLEGPYINPDMKGAHKAHLMQHINSKGVQELEEFYGSLDHVSIITLAPELAGENMKAIKQLVDRNIVVSIGHSAANEEIAEKAATNGATFITHLFNAMLPFHHRDPGIVGLLTSYDIPKPMFYGLIADGIHTHPTATRIAHRSHPKGLVLVTDAIAALGLPPGIHKLGPMQVEIDHEKARLKGTNTLAGSVASMDVCIQRFKKMCGCTSVEALEGATLHPAQVLKIEHKKGTLNFDSDADFVFLDDNLCVHATFIAGKPVWLKKDGLVTTIMKLKYHMNDKKAKEHC, from the exons ATGTGTTGTCCGTCTGAAAATGCGGCGTTTGTTTTGAGATCTAGATTTGTTCTTGAATTGTCTTGGTTTTCCTACAG CATGAAAAGAAGACATGACTATCAACCAAGCCTATACCAGTTTCGAAAATGCCGTTTACTCCGAGATGGTAAAATTTTTAGAGATGACCTGTGGGTAAGAGATGGAAAAATCATTGATCCTCGAAAGATCTTTTGGGAAGAGCAGATCAAAGCTGATGTGCAAATTGATTGCAATAACTTGATAATCTGTCCTGGATTTATTGATGTACAAATAAATG GTGGATTTGGAGTGGACTTCTCCTCTGACATTGACACTTTAGAAGAAGGTTTGGTTACAGTTGCCAAGGGCTTATTACAGCATGGTGTGACTTCCTTTTGCCCAACTATTGTTACCTCATCACAGGAAAGCTACAATAAG ATACTAAAGAAGATTAAAAGAACTCCTGGGGGAATAAATGGAGCAGAAATTTTAG GTGCTCATTTAGAAGGACCATATATTAACCCTGACATGAAAGGAGCTCACAAGGCACACCTTATGCAACACATCAACTCCAAAGGGGTTCAAGAACTGGAAGAATTCTATGGTTCATTAGATCATGTCAGCATTATAACACTTGCCCCAGAACTGGCTGGAGAAAATATGAAAGCAATTAAACAGCTGGTGGATAGGAACATTGTGGTGTCAATTG GTCACTCTGCTGCAAATGAGGAGATAGCAGAGAAAGCAGCGACAAATGGTGCCACATTCATCACGCATTTATTCAATGCCATGTTACCA TTTCATCACAGAGACCCTGGCATTGTTGGTCTTCTTACAAGTTATGATATCCCCAAACCCATGTTCTATGGTTTGATTGCCGACGGTATTCACACACATCCAACAGCAACCAGAATAGCACATAGGTCACATCCTAAAG GTCTTGTTTTGGTAACAGATGCAATTGCTGCCCTTGGCCTTCCCCCAGGGATACACAAGCTTGGTCCAATGCAAGTTGAGATTGATCATGAAAAGGCCAGGCTCAAAGGAACAAATACTCTGGCTGGAAG TGTTGCTTCCATGGATGTCTGCATACAAAGATTTAAGAAAATGTGTG GTTGCACATCAGTAGAGGCACTTGAAGGAGCAACTCTACACCCTGCTCAGGTGTTGaaaattgaacacaaaaaaGGCACATTGAACTTTGACTCCGATGCCGATTTTGTGTTTCTAGATGACAACCTTTGTGTTCATGCTACATTTATAGCAGGCAAACCTGTGTGGCTCAAGAAAGATGGACTAGTGACAACAATCATGAAACTGAAATACCACATGAATGACAAAAAGGCAAAGGAACATTGTTAG
- the LOC137999514 gene encoding AN1-type zinc finger protein 2B-like isoform X2, with protein sequence MLAPSYFVKSTSSIQITAVKIRTRKLDFQVPVCPLCNKPVPVPRGEQPDIKVGEHIDRDCQSDPAVAKRKAFLNRCSLKGCKQKELVPVRCDACRQNFCLKHRHEQDHNCSAIVPGSRVGSKTRASVKAGEAAAARAVKASSSKGQTKPQQTALSSIGRDLDRSRRERQQQSHTPQPMPQSAMSEDEALALAIQASLQDQSRDKLPSPPQTSQEDEDLALARAMAESEMMEQERRRRQEKQEKKSDCCVT encoded by the exons ATGCTTGCTCCAAGTTATTTTG tAAAGAGCACATCAAGTATACAGATCACAGCTGTGAAAATTCGTACAAGAAAGTTG GACTTTCAAGTGCCTGTCTGCCCGCTATGTAACAAACCAGTGCCGGTACCCAGAGGTGAACAACCAGATATAAAG GTCGGAGAACACATTGATAGAGATTGCCAGTCTGATCCAGCAGTTGCCAAGAGAAAG GCCTTTCTCAATAGGTGTTCTCTCAAAGGATGCAAGCAGAAAGAG CTTGTCCCTGTCAGATGCGATGCTTGTCGGcagaatttttgtttaaaacacAGACACGAGCAAGATCACAACTGCTCTGCTATCGTGCCAGGTTCAAGAGTCGGAAG CAAAACAAGAGCTTCTGTTAAGGCGGG AGAGGCAGCAGCTGCAAGAGCAGTAAAGGCTTCGTCATCAAAAGGGCAAACCAAGCCTCAACAGACTGCTTTATCATCTATAGGAAGAGATTTAGACAGGTCTAGGAGAGAGCGGCAACAGCAATCCCACACTCCTCAACCTATGCCTCAATCAGCAATG AGTGAAGATGAAGCCCTAGCACTTGCTATACAAGCATCTCTTCAAGACCAATCTAGGGACAAGCTTCCCAGTCCTCCACAGACATCACAGGAAGATGAGGACCTGGCTCTAGCAAGGGCCATGGCAGAATCGGAGATGATGGAACAGGAAAGAAGGCGGAGACAG GAgaagcaagaaaagaaatcagactGTTGTGTcacataa
- the LOC137999515 gene encoding uncharacterized protein, with the protein MQYCCNNMATSAIQRATNCCRFLLCSTASKLGKPYTFARIKPVPPCVGIRPVVVLHQVNSRRGSATISGSEEQETMGSWLEKARKRSWLWRWLNDIHEIEAQMMSEEEYNEREKMVEKLMDRYFDTPDAKFDHDIFEEIFDLMIKYNDREAVKMFWGLMQEMQVQPSPVLREKVEKYLIKAREESWSWF; encoded by the exons ATGCAATATTGCTGCAACAATATGGCGACTTCGGCGATTCAGCGAGCAACAAATTGTTGTAGATTTTTACTGTGTTCTACTGCTTCAAAGCTCGGAAAACCGTATACATTTG CTCGTATAAAGCCGGTTCCACCATGTGTAGGGATCAGGCCGGTCGTCGTTTTGCATCAAGTAAATTCTCGAAGAGGGAGCGCAACCATTTCGGGGTCAGAAGAGCAAGAAACTATGGGAAGCTGGTTAGAGAAGGCTAGGAAACGTAGTTGGTTGTGGAGATGGCTGAACGACATACATGAAATTGAAGCTCAA ATGATGTCTGAAGAAGAATacaatgaaagagaaaaaatggTTGAAAAG CTCATGGACAGATATTTTGACACACCAGATGCCAAGTTTGACCATGATATTTTTGAAGAGATCTTTGATCTCATGATCAAGTACAATGATAGAGAAGCGGTCAAAATGTTTTGGGGGTTAATGCAAGAAATGCAAGTTCAACCCAGTCCAGTGCTGAGAGAGAAG gtGGAGAAGTACTTAATTAAAGCAAGAGAAGAATCTTGGTCTTGGTTTTAG
- the LOC137999514 gene encoding AN1-type zinc finger protein 2A-like isoform X1, protein MEFPHLGANCNLATCKQLDFLPLKCDACSKLFCKEHIKYTDHSCENSYKKDFQVPVCPLCNKPVPVPRGEQPDIKVGEHIDRDCQSDPAVAKRKAFLNRCSLKGCKQKELVPVRCDACRQNFCLKHRHEQDHNCSAIVPGSRVGSKTRASVKAGEAAAARAVKASSSKGQTKPQQTALSSIGRDLDRSRRERQQQSHTPQPMPQSAMSEDEALALAIQASLQDQSRDKLPSPPQTSQEDEDLALARAMAESEMMEQERRRRQEKQEKKSDCCVT, encoded by the exons ATGGAATTCCCACATCTGGGAGCGAATTGTAATCTGGCAACTTGCAAGCAGTTAG actTCCTGCCACTGAAATGTGATGCTTGCTCCAAGTTATTTTG tAAAGAGCACATCAAGTATACAGATCACAGCTGTGAAAATTCGTACAAGAAA GACTTTCAAGTGCCTGTCTGCCCGCTATGTAACAAACCAGTGCCGGTACCCAGAGGTGAACAACCAGATATAAAG GTCGGAGAACACATTGATAGAGATTGCCAGTCTGATCCAGCAGTTGCCAAGAGAAAG GCCTTTCTCAATAGGTGTTCTCTCAAAGGATGCAAGCAGAAAGAG CTTGTCCCTGTCAGATGCGATGCTTGTCGGcagaatttttgtttaaaacacAGACACGAGCAAGATCACAACTGCTCTGCTATCGTGCCAGGTTCAAGAGTCGGAAG CAAAACAAGAGCTTCTGTTAAGGCGGG AGAGGCAGCAGCTGCAAGAGCAGTAAAGGCTTCGTCATCAAAAGGGCAAACCAAGCCTCAACAGACTGCTTTATCATCTATAGGAAGAGATTTAGACAGGTCTAGGAGAGAGCGGCAACAGCAATCCCACACTCCTCAACCTATGCCTCAATCAGCAATG AGTGAAGATGAAGCCCTAGCACTTGCTATACAAGCATCTCTTCAAGACCAATCTAGGGACAAGCTTCCCAGTCCTCCACAGACATCACAGGAAGATGAGGACCTGGCTCTAGCAAGGGCCATGGCAGAATCGGAGATGATGGAACAGGAAAGAAGGCGGAGACAG GAgaagcaagaaaagaaatcagactGTTGTGTcacataa